One region of Quercus lobata isolate SW786 chromosome 2, ValleyOak3.0 Primary Assembly, whole genome shotgun sequence genomic DNA includes:
- the LOC115975755 gene encoding putative pentatricopeptide repeat-containing protein At5g65820: MQRVFSKTTTFFTKHTTLFNKHIQYTHFLLHTTSNVETHIDKIPQTHPSQSQTQSINNNNNFLSDNTRTGFGLVHLQTAPDDDQTLYNHSHDEFAGDVEKVYRVLKKFHSRVPKLELALQQSGVVMRSGLTERVLDRCGDAGNLGYSFFIWASKQPGYRHSYEVYKSMIKILGKMRQFGAVWALIEEMRRDNPQLISPQLFVVLMRRFASDRMVKKAIQVLDEMPKYGCEPDEYVFGCLLDALCKNGSVKEAALLFEDIRVRFTPTLKHFTSLLYGWCKEGQLIEAKFVLVQMREAGFEPDIVVYNNLLSGYAQLGKMTDAFDLLKEMRRKGCEPNATSYTILIQALCGRKRMEEAMRVFVEMQRNGCEADVVTYTTMISGFCKWGKIDKGYELLDSMIQQGLTPNQTTYMHIMLAHEKKEQLEECMELMEEMQKIGCIPDLSIYNTVIRLACKLGEVKEGVRLWNKMEGSGLSPGLDTFIIMIHGFIGQDCLVEACEHFKEMVGRGLLSARHYGTLKEFLNSLLRAEKLEMAKDLWSCITSKGPEPNVFAWTIWIHALFKNGHVKEACSYCLEMMDADVMPQADTFAKLIRGLRKLYNREIAAEITEKVRKMAADRQITFKMYKRRGERDLKEKAKEKKDGRKRRARRRQWGGGHNRAKL, from the coding sequence ATGCAGAGagtgttttcaaaaaccacGACTTTCTTCACCAAACACACCACTTTGTTCAACAAACACATACAATACACTCATTTCCTCCTTCACACAACTTCAAATGTCGAAACCCATATAGACAAAATCCCTCAAACCCATCCCTCTCAGTCTCAGACTCAGagcatcaacaacaacaacaactttctATCAGACAATACAAGAACTGGGTTTGGGCTAGTTCACCTTCAAACTGCCCCAGATGATGATCAAACCCTTTACAATCACAGCCACGACGAGTTTGCTGGTGATGTCGAAAAGGTATACAGAGTTTTAAAGAAATTCCACTCAAGGGTTCCCAAATTGGAACTCGCTTTGCAACAATCTGGTGTTGTTATGCGTTCTGGTTTAACCGAACGTGTATTGGATCGCTGCGGCGATGCCGGGAACTTGgggtacagttttttcatttGGGCTTCCAAACAACCCGGTTATAGGCATAGCTATGAGGTTTACAAATCTATGATTAAGATTTTAGGGAAAATGAGGCAATTTGGTGCTGTTTGGGCACTGATTGAAGAGATGAGGAGGGATAATCCCCAGTTGATATCCCCACAACTGTTTGTTGTTCTGATGAGACGCTTCGCCTCAGATAGAATGGTTAAGAAAGCCATTCAAGTATTGGATGAGATGCCAAAGTATGGTTGTGAGCCTGACGAGTATGTGTTTGGGTGTTTGTTAGATGCTTTGTGTAAGAATGGTAGTGTTAAGGAAGCTGCATTGTTATTTGAGGATATTAGGGTTCGGTTTACACCTACGCTTAAGCATTTTACATCGTTGTTGTATGGTTGGTGTAAGGAAGGGCAGCTTATAGAAGCCAAGTTTGTGTTGGTGCAGATGAGGGAGGCGGGGTTTGAGCCCGACATTGTGGTTTATAACAATTTGCTTAGTGGGTATGCTCAATTAGGGAAGATGACCGATGCCTTTGATCTTTTGAAGGAGATGAGGAGGAAGGGCTGTGAGCCGAATGCAACTTCGTATACTATTTTGATTCAGGCACTTTGTGGGAGGAAGAGAATGGAAGAGGCAATGCGGGTTTTTGTTGAGATGCAGAGAAATGGCTGTGAAGCTGATGTTGTGACCTACACTACAATGATAAGTGGTTTTTGCAAGTGGGGGAAGATTGATAAGGGTTATGAGCTTTTGGATTCTATGATACAGCAAGGACTTACTCCGAATCAGACGACTTATATGCACATTATGTTGGCTCATGAGAAGAAGGAACAGCTAGAAGAGTGTATGGAACTCATGGAGGAGATGCAGAAGATTGGTTGCATTCCTGATCTTAGTATTTACAATACGGTGATTAGGTTAGCTTGCAAGTTGGGAGAGGTTAAGGAAGGCGTTCGGCTTTGGAACAAAATGGAGGGAAGTGGACTTAGTCCAGGGCTAGATACCTTTATCATAATGATTCATGGGTTTATTGGGCAAGATTGTCTGGTTGAAGCTTGTGAGCACTTCAAAGAAATGGTTGGGAGAGGTCTTCTATCTGCTCGTCATTATGGTACCTTGAAGGAGTTCCTGAATTCTCTATTAAGAGCTGAGAAGCTTGAGATGGCTAAAGATTTATGGAGTTGCATCACTAGTAAAGGTCCTGAGCCtaatgtgtttgcatggacAATTTGGATTCATGCGCTCTTTAAGAATGGGCATGTGAAGGAGGCTTGTTCATACTGTCTGGAAATGATGGATGCAGATGTAATGCCACAGGCAGATACCTTTGCTAAACTCATACGTGGTTTAAGGAAACTTTATAACAGAGAGATTGCAGCTGAGATAACAGAGAAGGTTCGGAAGATGGCTGCAGATAGACAGATCACTTTCAAGATGTATAAACGGCGAGGAGAGAGGGACTTGAAAGAAAAAGCCAAGGAGAAAAAAGATGGGAGGAAAAGGAGGGCTCGTCGACGCCAGTGGGGTGGAGGGCATAATAGAGCTAAACTTTAG